A window of Candidatus Neomarinimicrobiota bacterium genomic DNA:
AAGGATACGCTGCACCACTTCACGGGGGTAAACAGCACTTGTCGTTATTGATCCGGTGAAGAGTATCTCTGTTGTGAGAACACGATGCTGTCCATTGAGAAAACACACGACAAATTGCTCTCGCTTGGCTGCATCTGCGAAATATGACCTGAAATGATCAGCAGCTTCTCGTGATGTCTTGATTCTTTCACCGGCAGGTATTGTGAATCTGCGCACGTATTCCTCCAGGACTTCAGAATCACTGACACTTGAGATATTCATCAAGCACCTCCATTC
This region includes:
- a CDS encoding JAB domain-containing protein, encoding MNISSVSDSEVLEEYVRRFTIPAGERIKTSREAADHFRSYFADAAKREQFVVCFLNGQHRVLTTEILFTGSITTSAVYPREVVQRILDLGAAAVMLAHNHPSGELTPSSSDRAVTKKLQTALSAIDVDVLDHIIIGGSEFFSFSDHRLI